The Candidatus Kaelpia aquatica genome window below encodes:
- the lnt gene encoding apolipoprotein N-acyltransferase, with protein SFKRKFLLGYFWGIIVFSFLSYWVTHVAFLGFLSAILYLSLYSGLFTVLISGNRKFTNPFYIASLWVSLEFLRSFLFTGFSWGFLGYAFWSRLNFIQIADLFGIYGVSFAVVLINAALFCFFIEHNRRRKVVNLAVILLIIVCSFCYSRYRLNSLLSEDSVNNVALVQTNVDSNLKWDLELYRDNLERVRLLGLIAKERGAELIIFPETVLPYSWNRDKRVMDDMEGIIEELNRDIILGIPYCQDGKLYNASLLFNKNGEVKSSYFKNHLVPFGEYLPCDKLLSFLKEFYPVGYYSPGVDSNLLKYQNNYFSVLICYEDIFPNIARKATLSGASFLVNQSDEGWFKNSQEVYLNNQIAVFRAIENRRSLVRSTNTGITCLIDYKGRILSQLDPFRADVLVVDVPIYKELSIYSKYGLVSLIAIASIFVLLYSVWNNKKRL; from the coding sequence ATCTTTTAAGAGAAAATTTTTATTAGGATATTTCTGGGGCATTATAGTCTTTAGTTTTTTATCTTATTGGGTTACTCATGTAGCCTTCCTTGGGTTCTTATCGGCAATCCTTTATCTCTCTTTATACTCTGGGTTATTCACGGTTCTAATTAGTGGAAATAGAAAATTTACCAATCCTTTTTATATAGCGAGTCTATGGGTATCTCTTGAATTTTTGCGTTCTTTTCTCTTTACAGGTTTTTCTTGGGGTTTTTTGGGCTATGCTTTTTGGAGCCGCTTAAATTTTATTCAAATTGCAGATCTATTCGGTATCTATGGTGTATCATTTGCAGTTGTTTTGATTAACGCAGCTTTGTTCTGTTTTTTTATCGAGCATAATAGAAGGCGTAAAGTGGTTAACCTTGCAGTAATCCTATTGATTATAGTCTGTTCGTTTTGTTATAGCAGGTATCGTTTGAATTCTCTGCTGTCTGAAGATAGTGTTAACAACGTTGCTCTGGTTCAGACAAATGTGGATTCCAATTTAAAGTGGGATCTAGAACTATATAGAGATAATTTAGAAAGAGTTAGACTACTTGGGCTAATTGCAAAAGAGAGAGGCGCAGAGCTTATAATATTTCCCGAGACAGTATTGCCCTATAGCTGGAATAGAGATAAGAGAGTCATGGATGATATGGAAGGTATCATCGAAGAGCTCAACAGAGATATTATTTTAGGGATTCCTTATTGTCAGGACGGCAAGCTTTATAACGCGTCTCTTTTATTTAATAAAAACGGAGAGGTCAAAAGCAGTTATTTTAAGAATCATTTAGTGCCTTTTGGTGAGTATCTTCCATGTGATAAATTATTATCTTTTTTAAAGGAGTTTTATCCTGTCGGATATTATTCACCCGGTGTAGACTCAAATCTTCTTAAGTACCAGAACAACTATTTTTCTGTTTTAATATGCTACGAAGATATTTTTCCTAACATCGCAAGAAAAGCTACTTTAAGCGGTGCCTCTTTTTTAGTTAATCAGTCTGATGAGGGTTGGTTTAAGAATAGCCAAGAGGTATATCTGAATAATCAGATTGCGGTTTTCCGTGCAATCGAGAATAGGCGCTCATTGGTGCGTTCAACAAATACAGGCATAACTTGCTTAATAGATTACAAGGGGCGAATATTAAGTCAATTAGATCCGTTTAGGGCAGATGTTTTAGTAGTCGATGTTCCAATCTATAAAGAGCTATCCATTTATTCTAAATATGGATTGGTATCACTTATTGCCATTGCTTCTATTTTTGTTTTATTATATTCCGTTTGGAATAATAAAAAAAGGTTGTAA
- a CDS encoding alpha/beta hydrolase has protein sequence MGGLGLSPVLAQAGLHQNVETVKIATSAEGTAINYYEHGQEGPVLVFVHGWSCDASYWKEQVEYFKEKYRMVLIDLAGHGRSGSERENYTMEAFGQDVKAVVENIGAEKVVLIGHSMGALVIAEAARLMPEKAIGLVAVDDLQNVEYLLGEEQFKEMTTPFKEDFKKGVRGFVIGMLRSDNSLVNEWVISDMSLADPRVALSAITGSLGGYLTGDVAKLFDELDLPVVAVNADLWPTDVEANRRHIKDFELIELDGLDHFLMLKAPERFNPALEQAVKMILKK, from the coding sequence ATGGGTGGGCTTGGGCTTTCGCCTGTCCTTGCGCAGGCCGGTCTTCATCAGAACGTTGAGACGGTCAAAATAGCGACCTCTGCTGAGGGCACGGCGATCAATTATTACGAGCATGGGCAAGAGGGGCCGGTACTTGTGTTCGTTCACGGATGGAGTTGTGACGCGAGCTACTGGAAAGAGCAGGTCGAGTATTTCAAAGAGAAGTATCGCATGGTTCTGATCGATCTGGCTGGGCATGGTCGCTCTGGGAGTGAACGTGAGAATTACACCATGGAAGCTTTTGGTCAGGATGTGAAGGCTGTTGTCGAGAATATAGGGGCAGAGAAGGTGGTCTTGATCGGTCATTCTATGGGTGCCCTTGTGATCGCAGAGGCGGCCCGCTTGATGCCAGAGAAGGCTATTGGATTGGTCGCGGTTGATGACCTTCAGAATGTGGAGTATCTCCTAGGGGAAGAACAGTTCAAAGAGATGACTACGCCATTCAAAGAAGATTTCAAGAAGGGTGTCAGAGGTTTCGTTATAGGTATGCTGCGTTCTGACAACTCGCTGGTCAATGAATGGGTGATCTCTGATATGTCTTTGGCTGATCCCAGGGTTGCGCTCAGTGCCATAACCGGGTCATTAGGCGGGTATCTGACAGGTGATGTGGCCAAGCTGTTTGATGAATTGGATCTTCCGGTTGTAGCTGTGAATGCCGACCTTTGGCCAACAGATGTCGAAGCGAACAGACGGCATATAAAGGACTTTGAACTAATCGAGTTGGACGGACTGGATCATTTTTTGATGCTTAAAGCACCGGAGCGTTTTAACCCTGCGCTTGAGCAGGCTGTTAAAATGATACTGAAGAAATAG